Proteins co-encoded in one Candidatus Nanopelagicales bacterium genomic window:
- a CDS encoding exodeoxyribonuclease III: MRFITANVNGIRAAARKGGPAQMLGERPDVIALQEVRADPEQVGVALAGSGFLDWAAVSSASQRAGRNGVAVLSRAVIADTRTGLPGFEDEGRWLEAQTSVADRPLTVVSVYVPKGHAGEPAQDHKMSFLTAMTQRMTELLGSGGDVIVAGDINIARTEMDLKNWRQRIGKSGFLPEERAHLDAWERAGWRDLGRDLSGPGPGPYTWWSQRGRAFDNDAGWRIDYAWATPDLAARATAARVLRAASWDARWSDHAPVLVDIDPE; encoded by the coding sequence ATGAGGTTCATCACCGCCAACGTCAACGGCATCCGGGCGGCCGCGCGCAAGGGCGGCCCTGCGCAGATGCTCGGTGAGCGCCCGGATGTGATCGCGCTGCAGGAGGTGCGAGCCGATCCGGAGCAGGTCGGTGTGGCTCTTGCCGGGTCCGGGTTCCTGGACTGGGCGGCCGTCTCGTCTGCTTCCCAGCGCGCCGGCCGAAACGGCGTGGCAGTGCTGTCGCGTGCGGTCATCGCGGACACCCGCACGGGCCTGCCGGGTTTCGAAGACGAGGGCCGCTGGCTCGAAGCCCAGACGAGCGTGGCCGATCGACCGCTGACCGTAGTGTCCGTCTACGTGCCCAAGGGTCATGCCGGCGAACCGGCACAGGACCACAAGATGAGCTTCCTCACCGCCATGACCCAGCGCATGACCGAGCTCCTCGGCAGCGGCGGTGATGTCATCGTCGCGGGAGACATCAACATCGCCCGGACCGAGATGGACCTCAAGAACTGGCGCCAGCGCATCGGCAAGTCCGGGTTCCTCCCCGAGGAGCGGGCTCATCTGGACGCCTGGGAGCGGGCTGGCTGGCGTGACCTGGGGCGCGATCTCTCCGGACCGGGACCGGGACCGTACACCTGGTGGTCGCAGCGCGGCCGTGCCTTCGACAACGACGCCGGCTGGCGCATCGACTACGCATGGGCGACTCCCGATCTTGCGGCACGTGCCACTGCCGCGCGAGTGCTGCGGGCTGCGTCGTGGGATGCGCGCTGGAGTGATCACGCTCCTGTGCTGGTGGATATCGACCCCGAGTAG